One stretch of Campylobacter sp. CNRCH_2014_0184h DNA includes these proteins:
- the ftsY gene encoding signal recognition particle-docking protein FtsY, giving the protein MFGFLKNGLKKTLESIHLVKASNKIITKDLLEEMLLEADVAYEIVEEIIYYLPPNDEVKKADLERVMGTYFIYDKPELANAKPFVDLILGVNGVGKTTSIAKMAHLHKENGEKVILGACDTFRAGAIEQLKLWAQKLDIDIIATSQGHDPSAVAYDAISKALAKNYDRVILDTAGRLQNQKNLANELEKIVRISDKAMQGAPHRKILVLDGTQGVAGILQAKAFNDLVKLDGVIITKLDGTAKGGALFSIARELELPILYVGVGEQLGQIHEFNPNEYVKTLVEEIFA; this is encoded by the coding sequence ATGTTTGGATTTTTAAAAAATGGTTTGAAAAAAACCTTAGAAAGTATTCATTTAGTTAAGGCTTCAAATAAAATCATTACTAAAGATTTGCTTGAAGAAATGCTTTTAGAAGCTGATGTGGCGTATGAAATAGTTGAAGAGATTATTTACTATCTTCCTCCAAATGATGAGGTTAAAAAGGCTGATTTAGAACGTGTTATGGGAACTTATTTTATTTATGATAAGCCAGAACTTGCTAATGCCAAACCTTTTGTGGATTTGATTTTAGGTGTAAATGGAGTGGGTAAGACCACAAGCATTGCTAAAATGGCACATTTGCATAAAGAAAATGGTGAAAAGGTTATACTTGGAGCTTGTGATACTTTTAGGGCAGGAGCTATAGAGCAGTTAAAATTATGGGCGCAAAAATTAGATATAGATATCATAGCTACTTCACAAGGACACGATCCTTCAGCAGTTGCTTATGATGCTATTTCTAAAGCTTTGGCAAAAAACTATGATAGGGTTATTTTAGATACAGCAGGACGCTTGCAAAATCAAAAAAATCTTGCTAATGAGCTTGAAAAAATTGTTCGTATAAGTGATAAAGCTATGCAGGGAGCTCCTCATAGAAAAATCCTTGTACTTGATGGCACTCAAGGTGTGGCAGGAATTTTGCAAGCAAAAGCTTTTAATGATTTAGTAAAACTTGATGGAGTGATTATTACAAAACTTGATGGAACCGCTAAAGGTGGAGCTTTATTTAGCATAGCAAGAGAACTTGAGCTTCCTATTTTATATGTAGGAGTAGGGGAGCAGCTAGGACAAATTCATGAGTTTAATCCTAATGAATACGTTAAAACTTTAGTTGAAGAGATTTTTGCATAA
- a CDS encoding TlpA family protein disulfide reductase, protein MKFKIFLVIFIMIFFTSCSSDKENSSIENTDNASLTQSENTDFTLKFLDGRKMYVKYHEQAFNFDDTAKAKLFVFFTTWCAPCKAQIPHLNNLNKKYQDRFEVIALFLEENKEQEILTFIEDEKIKFPVAIGENNFVFSKVLNVSSVPTMVLFNTKGEKIKEYLGIIPEEMLDIDIQKAIM, encoded by the coding sequence TTGAAATTTAAAATTTTTTTAGTAATTTTTATTATGATATTTTTTACTTCATGTTCGAGTGATAAAGAAAATTCTAGCATTGAAAATACAGACAATGCAAGTTTAACTCAAAGTGAAAATACTGATTTTACTTTAAAATTTTTAGATGGTAGAAAAATGTATGTGAAATATCATGAGCAAGCATTTAATTTTGATGATACAGCTAAAGCTAAGTTGTTTGTTTTTTTTACGACTTGGTGTGCACCTTGTAAGGCTCAAATTCCACATTTAAATAATCTAAATAAAAAATATCAAGATAGATTTGAAGTAATAGCGCTTTTTTTAGAAGAGAATAAGGAGCAAGAAATATTAACTTTTATAGAAGATGAAAAAATTAAATTTCCAGTAGCTATAGGAGAGAATAATTTTGTTTTTTCTAAAGTTTTAAATGTCAGTTCTGTACCAACAATGGTGTTATTTAATACAAAAGGTGAAAAAATTAAAGAGTATTTAGGGATAATCCCTGAAGAAATGTTAGATATAGATATACAAAAAGCGATAATGTGA
- a CDS encoding 5-formyltetrahydrofolate cyclo-ligase has product MIKNNFRIKQKSKMHLKLKYQYKRDFLVFQEIMKILNLYKNCKNILIYIPLKYEINLYKFRHFLTKKYQIFVPFMQDKSLKVVKLRLALEKKSFGVYEPKDSFLQTRIDVAIIPVIGVDAKLGRIGHGQGFYDRFFESISYKKPLVIFTQMIDAKSDQFFSQDHDIKGNFYINPYKKYFRKVKNNDRNISRINSRFYRRRDWVYSRQKD; this is encoded by the coding sequence TTGATAAAAAACAATTTTAGAATAAAACAAAAATCCAAAATGCATTTAAAATTAAAGTATCAATACAAAAGGGATTTTTTGGTTTTTCAAGAAATAATGAAAATTCTAAATTTATACAAAAATTGTAAAAATATTCTTATATATATCCCTTTAAAATATGAAATTAATCTTTATAAATTTAGACATTTTCTAACAAAAAAATATCAAATTTTCGTCCCATTTATGCAAGATAAAAGTTTAAAGGTAGTAAAATTAAGATTAGCTCTTGAAAAAAAGAGCTTTGGGGTGTATGAGCCAAAAGATTCTTTTTTGCAAACTCGCATTGATGTTGCGATTATCCCTGTAATAGGCGTAGATGCAAAGTTAGGAAGAATCGGTCATGGTCAAGGTTTTTACGATAGGTTTTTTGAAAGCATTTCTTATAAAAAGCCTTTAGTTATTTTCACGCAAATGATCGATGCAAAATCTGATCAATTTTTTAGCCAAGATCATGATATAAAAGGAAATTTTTATATAAACCCTTATAAAAAATATTTTAGGAAAGTTAAAAACAATGATAGAAATATTAGTCGCATTAATAGCCGTTTTTATAGGCGGAGGGATTGGGTATATAGTCGCCAAAAAGATTAA
- the rny gene encoding ribonuclease Y: MIEILVALIAVFIGGGIGYIVAKKINDANFNIFLEQAKAKAKAIEYEAELTLKDAKNSVAEAEFAAKKKFDEKIQKLQKEHSIKLEELNKKEQNLHYQEKLHEENKNKLAKEQQAIKALHEENENLKQNYETKLSEVLKILEHSAGLTQEEAKNIVLQKVEENSRAEIAHIVRKYEEEARNEAKRKANFILAQATSRFAGEFAAERLINVVNIKNDELKGRIIGKEGRNVKTLEMVLGVDIIIDDTPGAIIVSCFNLYRRAIATKVIELLVEDGRIQPAKIEEIHEKVCKEFEDNILEEGQTIVMDLGLNNIHPEIVKLIGKLRYRASYGQNALAHSLEVAHLAGIIAAECGGDEKLARRAGILHDIGKALTHEFEGSHVDLGAELCKRYKEHPVVINAIYAHHGHEEAISIESAAVCTADTLSAARPGARREVLEAFLKRVSELEDIAKSKEGVKKAYAINAGREIRVIVNAKLVNDDESVLLAKEIAEEIQEKVQYPGEIKVNVIRELRAIDFAR; encoded by the coding sequence ATGATAGAAATATTAGTCGCATTAATAGCCGTTTTTATAGGCGGAGGGATTGGGTATATAGTCGCCAAAAAGATTAATGATGCAAATTTCAATATCTTTTTAGAGCAAGCAAAAGCAAAAGCAAAAGCCATTGAATATGAAGCTGAACTAACACTTAAAGATGCTAAAAATTCGGTTGCTGAAGCTGAATTTGCGGCAAAGAAAAAATTTGATGAAAAAATTCAAAAACTTCAAAAAGAACATTCTATTAAGCTAGAAGAGCTTAATAAAAAAGAACAAAATCTTCATTATCAAGAAAAACTTCATGAGGAAAATAAAAACAAGTTAGCAAAAGAACAGCAAGCTATAAAAGCTTTACACGAGGAAAATGAAAATTTAAAACAAAATTATGAAACAAAGCTTAGTGAAGTATTAAAAATTCTTGAGCATTCAGCTGGTCTTACACAAGAAGAAGCAAAAAATATAGTTTTACAAAAAGTAGAAGAAAACTCAAGAGCTGAAATTGCTCATATTGTTAGAAAATACGAAGAAGAAGCTAGAAATGAAGCCAAAAGAAAAGCTAATTTTATCTTAGCGCAAGCTACTTCAAGATTTGCAGGAGAATTTGCTGCTGAAAGATTAATCAATGTAGTAAATATCAAAAATGATGAGCTAAAAGGTCGTATTATAGGTAAAGAAGGAAGAAATGTTAAAACCTTAGAAATGGTTTTGGGTGTTGATATTATCATTGATGATACACCTGGAGCGATTATAGTAAGTTGTTTTAATCTATATAGACGCGCCATTGCTACAAAAGTGATTGAACTTTTAGTTGAAGATGGCAGAATTCAACCTGCAAAAATAGAAGAAATTCATGAAAAAGTTTGCAAAGAATTTGAAGATAATATCTTAGAAGAAGGTCAAACTATAGTAATGGATCTAGGACTTAATAATATACATCCTGAAATTGTTAAATTAATAGGAAAATTAAGATATAGAGCAAGTTATGGCCAAAATGCTCTAGCACATTCTTTAGAAGTGGCACATTTAGCTGGAATCATAGCAGCTGAGTGTGGTGGGGATGAAAAATTAGCAAGAAGAGCTGGGATTTTACACGATATAGGCAAGGCTTTAACACATGAATTTGAAGGTTCTCATGTGGATTTAGGAGCTGAACTTTGTAAAAGATATAAAGAACATCCTGTTGTAATTAATGCAATTTATGCTCATCATGGGCATGAAGAAGCTATTAGCATAGAATCAGCTGCAGTTTGTACAGCAGATACACTAAGCGCTGCACGCCCTGGTGCAAGACGTGAAGTTTTAGAAGCCTTCTTAAAAAGAGTGAGCGAACTTGAAGATATAGCAAAAAGTAAAGAAGGGGTTAAAAAAGCTTATGCTATTAATGCTGGCAGGGAAATTAGAGTTATTGTTAATGCAAAATTAGTCAATGATGATGAATCTGTGCTTTTAGCTAAAGAAATAGCTGAAGAGATTCAAGAAAAAGTTCAATACCCTGGCGAAATAAAAGTCAATGTCATCAGAGAGCTTAGAGCGATTGATTTTGCAAGATAA
- a CDS encoding DedA family protein — protein MQEMIDNLSTYGYLILFFYSFGGGMVAILAAGVLCASSTKLDLHLCIFLAFLANTIGSTLLFILGKYYKKDIMPYFKNHRRKIALAMMKIKKYGDLLLVVQKFIYGVKTIIPIAAGLCKFSFVRFFIINTLASLIWAVILGYAGFIFGNTLKEAFETFANYPYIAPVFIITLIFIIWLYLSRFSKKK, from the coding sequence ATGCAAGAAATGATAGATAATCTAAGTACTTATGGCTATTTGATTTTATTTTTTTATTCTTTTGGTGGAGGTATGGTTGCTATACTTGCTGCAGGAGTGCTTTGTGCAAGTTCTACTAAACTTGATTTGCATTTATGTATATTTTTAGCCTTTTTAGCTAATACCATAGGCTCAACCTTGTTGTTTATCTTGGGAAAATACTACAAAAAAGACATAATGCCTTATTTTAAAAATCATAGAAGAAAAATCGCTCTTGCTATGATGAAAATCAAAAAATACGGCGACTTGCTTTTAGTGGTGCAAAAATTTATCTATGGAGTAAAAACCATCATTCCTATAGCAGCAGGTCTTTGTAAATTTAGCTTTGTAAGATTTTTTATCATCAATACCTTAGCTAGTTTAATTTGGGCTGTTATTTTAGGTTATGCTGGTTTTATTTTTGGAAATACCCTAAAAGAAGCTTTTGAAACATTTGCCAACTATCCTTACATAGCTCCTGTTTTTATAATCACTTTAATTTTTATTATATGGTTATATTTATCACGCTTTTCTAAGAAAAAATGA
- a CDS encoding ComEC/Rec2 family competence protein, translating into MSLKFSIKETYREFFILLLCFLVIFSLNLIYEYKKYQNFKLTKHLLLKDNIVLSSYEKTNKKGKKYQVLKLKNSDFIFYTTSFKDLNLSKNDMINLRIITKNINFKDYLSKSFYAPSYDFNKTKTQKENTLIRYFLNQHQNEKIKEFYGALFFAKNVSSELRNDVNFYNIAHLIAISGYHLGLLFSFCFLIFAPLYAFFHKRYFPYRSLKLDISIFAFSLLIFYIFLIDFSPSYTRALLMSLFAFYLFSKNIKILSFKFLFLSIAFCISIFPKLLFSVGFLFSILGVFYIYLYLHHFKDQFSNFTHVFLLNIWTFLAMIIPVLYFFPLLSFQQFLAIPLSLAFIIFYPLVLILHIFSYGNLLDLYLMHFFEFKMHAINLSISFMFYCIYLILSLIAIFNKYLALFVVSLGFIPFIFLI; encoded by the coding sequence ATGAGTTTAAAATTCTCTATAAAAGAAACTTATAGAGAATTTTTTATTTTATTATTATGTTTTTTAGTAATTTTTAGTTTAAATCTCATCTATGAGTATAAAAAATATCAAAATTTTAAACTTACTAAGCATTTATTACTTAAAGATAACATTGTTTTATCTTCTTATGAAAAAACTAATAAAAAAGGTAAAAAATATCAAGTTTTAAAACTCAAAAATTCTGATTTTATTTTTTACACCACTAGCTTTAAAGATCTCAATTTAAGTAAAAATGACATGATAAATCTTAGAATTATCACTAAAAATATTAACTTTAAAGATTATCTTAGTAAAAGTTTTTATGCACCAAGTTATGATTTTAACAAAACTAAAACACAAAAAGAAAATACACTAATAAGATATTTTTTAAATCAACATCAAAATGAAAAAATCAAAGAATTTTACGGTGCTTTATTTTTTGCCAAAAATGTATCAAGTGAGCTTAGAAATGATGTAAATTTTTACAATATCGCACATTTAATTGCTATTAGTGGATATCATTTGGGCTTGTTATTTAGTTTTTGCTTTTTGATTTTTGCTCCTTTATATGCTTTTTTTCATAAACGATACTTCCCTTATAGAAGTTTAAAACTTGATATTAGTATTTTTGCTTTCTCACTTTTAATTTTTTATATATTTTTAATAGACTTTAGCCCTTCTTATACAAGAGCTTTACTGATGAGTCTTTTTGCTTTTTATTTATTTAGTAAAAATATTAAAATACTCAGTTTTAAATTTTTATTTTTAAGTATAGCATTTTGTATTAGCATTTTTCCAAAACTTCTTTTTAGTGTTGGATTTTTATTTTCTATTTTGGGAGTTTTTTATATTTATTTATATCTTCATCATTTTAAAGATCAATTTTCAAATTTTACTCATGTTTTTTTGCTAAATATTTGGACCTTTTTAGCAATGATTATCCCTGTCTTATACTTTTTTCCTCTACTTAGCTTTCAGCAATTTTTAGCCATACCTTTAAGTTTAGCCTTTATAATATTTTATCCTTTGGTTTTAATCTTGCATATTTTTTCTTATGGAAATTTATTAGATTTATATTTAATGCATTTTTTTGAGTTTAAAATGCATGCGATTAATCTATCAATATCTTTTATGTTTTATTGTATTTATTTAATTTTATCTTTAATCGCTATATTTAATAAATACTTAGCTCTTTTTGTAGTTTCTCTTGGGTTTATTCCCTTTATTTTCTTGATTTAA
- a CDS encoding YihY/virulence factor BrkB family protein, translating into MNFKNFFKILLALRDKEILNYAAALSFYTILSLIPLLFLCFWVFTQIPSFEMYQEKIKNLIFTFLIPTQQELIIQYINTFLKNSVNLGLIGLFAMTLTSLAFFSGYDYVINKLLEEDSKSLWHSISSYWTLATLTPLGLGVSFYISGFIQKTLDDFNIALNFFEILPYVIVWALFFVSYSSSVSKKGDLKTLLISSFGASVIWYISKMIFVYYAVYNKTYLNVYGSFSVILFFFLWIYISWIIYLLGLKAYLLLNQENKGNKPKRNYKKS; encoded by the coding sequence ATGAATTTTAAAAACTTTTTTAAAATTCTTTTGGCTTTAAGAGATAAAGAAATTTTAAATTATGCTGCGGCCTTGAGTTTTTATACTATCTTATCTTTAATACCACTTTTGTTTTTGTGTTTTTGGGTTTTTACTCAAATTCCAAGTTTTGAAATGTATCAAGAAAAAATTAAAAATTTAATTTTTACTTTTTTAATCCCAACTCAACAAGAATTAATCATACAATATATCAATACATTTTTAAAAAACAGCGTAAATTTAGGACTTATAGGGCTTTTTGCTATGACTTTGACTTCTTTGGCGTTTTTTTCAGGTTATGATTATGTGATTAATAAGCTTTTAGAAGAAGATTCTAAAAGTCTTTGGCACAGTATAAGTTCTTATTGGACTTTGGCAACTTTAACTCCACTTGGACTTGGGGTGAGTTTTTATATTTCAGGTTTTATACAAAAAACCTTAGATGATTTTAATATTGCTTTAAATTTTTTTGAGATTTTACCCTATGTGATTGTATGGGCTTTGTTTTTTGTATCTTATTCAAGTTCAGTAAGCAAAAAAGGTGATTTAAAAACTTTGCTTATTAGTTCTTTTGGTGCTTCTGTGATTTGGTATATTTCTAAGATGATTTTTGTGTATTATGCTGTATATAATAAAACTTATTTAAATGTATATGGTTCTTTTTCTGTAATATTATTTTTCTTTTTGTGGATTTATATATCTTGGATTATTTATCTTTTGGGATTAAAGGCTTATTTACTTTTAAATCAAGAAAATAAAGGGAATAAACCCAAGAGAAACTACAAAAAGAGCTAA
- a CDS encoding FAD-linked oxidase C-terminal domain-containing protein → MQEIHQKFFQDLLGVENAHFDPIHKRAYSYDATKKHYLPDGVLFPRDENDISQILKYCNENKIIVIPRGSGSGFTGGSLAVNGGVVLSFEKHMNKILEIDLENLVAVVQPGVINVALQEKVKEYGLFYPPDPASMEYSSLGGNVSENAGGMRAAKYGITKDYVMALRAVLPNGEIIRAGKKTIKDVAGYNLAGILIASEGSLAVLSEITLKLVALPKFKKTAMGIFNSIDEAMNAVYKTLAKGVTPVSMEFLDQLSIQALEQKFQKGLPMDAGAILIADVDGNVEEAIEADLKILQESFYESGVREFKIAKDEQEAADIWFARRNCSQSIAMYGNLKLNEDITVPRSKLPKLLKGIAEISKKYGFKIPCFGHTGDGNVHTNVMVSDKNNPELVKKGYEAVEEVFKLTVSLGGTLSGEHGIGISKAPFMKLAFSEAEMDLMRNIKKAFDPNNILNPFKMGL, encoded by the coding sequence ATGCAAGAAATTCATCAAAAATTCTTTCAAGATCTTTTAGGGGTTGAAAATGCACATTTTGATCCTATCCATAAAAGAGCGTATAGTTATGATGCTACTAAAAAGCATTATTTGCCTGATGGAGTGCTTTTCCCAAGAGATGAAAATGATATTAGTCAAATTCTAAAATATTGTAATGAAAATAAAATCATCGTCATTCCTAGGGGCTCAGGCAGCGGATTTACCGGTGGAAGCTTGGCTGTTAATGGCGGAGTGGTGCTAAGCTTTGAAAAGCATATGAATAAGATTTTAGAAATTGATCTTGAAAATTTAGTCGCAGTGGTACAACCTGGTGTGATAAATGTGGCTTTACAAGAAAAAGTAAAAGAATATGGCTTATTTTATCCACCTGATCCTGCTAGTATGGAGTATTCTTCTTTAGGGGGCAATGTAAGCGAAAATGCAGGGGGTATGAGGGCTGCTAAGTATGGTATAACTAAAGATTATGTAATGGCTTTAAGAGCAGTTTTACCTAATGGAGAAATCATTAGAGCAGGTAAAAAAACCATAAAAGATGTGGCAGGTTATAATCTAGCTGGAATTTTAATAGCAAGTGAGGGATCTTTGGCTGTGCTTAGCGAGATTACTTTAAAACTAGTTGCTTTGCCAAAGTTTAAAAAGACAGCTATGGGGATTTTTAACAGCATTGATGAAGCGATGAATGCAGTTTATAAAACTTTAGCTAAAGGTGTAACTCCTGTATCTATGGAATTTTTAGATCAATTAAGCATACAAGCATTGGAACAAAAATTCCAAAAAGGTTTACCTATGGATGCGGGTGCGATTTTAATCGCCGATGTAGATGGTAATGTAGAAGAGGCTATTGAAGCAGATTTAAAAATCTTGCAAGAGAGTTTTTATGAATCTGGCGTAAGAGAGTTTAAAATAGCAAAAGATGAACAAGAAGCAGCTGATATTTGGTTTGCTAGAAGAAATTGCTCTCAAAGCATAGCAATGTATGGAAATTTAAAGCTTAATGAAGATATCACAGTACCGCGTTCAAAACTACCTAAACTTTTAAAAGGTATTGCTGAAATTTCTAAAAAATATGGTTTTAAAATCCCTTGTTTTGGTCATACTGGTGATGGGAATGTGCATACTAATGTAATGGTAAGTGATAAAAATAATCCTGAGTTAGTTAAAAAAGGTTATGAAGCTGTAGAAGAGGTGTTTAAGCTTACAGTTTCTTTGGGTGGGACTTTAAGTGGAGAACATGGTATAGGCATTTCAAAAGCTCCTTTTATGAAGCTTGCTTTTAGCGAAGCTGAAATGGACTTAATGAGAAATATCAAAAAAGCATTTGATCCAAATAATATACTCAATCCTTTCAAAATGGGACTTTGA
- a CDS encoding plasminogen-binding N-terminal domain-containing protein — translation MILMLCCFLAFLQAKNFDLIQTKLEKVDDIYGYIKDDPRILLHSSGIVVHEIDTQKSIIARASVIGRENGLVKLQFKVFDMLAQDAMPLPNVLPQVGDKIVLNYLYDRALIVAPDKSVYDFIAQKLNGIYFLHPDLFGAHMIQEYRQTPRRSDFRSFCSKNAVGLLVVALENKAEIVDCQDFGKVEEFAIPQAQSLQIPFYSRITGYKSDIFSLNDEAIGNYYVYYEKLISLTREK, via the coding sequence ATTATCTTAATGCTTTGCTGTTTTTTAGCATTTTTACAAGCTAAAAATTTTGATTTAATACAAACAAAACTTGAAAAAGTAGATGATATTTATGGTTATATAAAAGATGATCCTAGAATTTTATTGCACTCAAGTGGTATAGTTGTGCATGAAATTGATACACAAAAATCTATCATTGCAAGAGCTAGTGTAATAGGGCGTGAAAATGGCTTGGTTAAATTACAATTTAAAGTTTTTGATATGCTAGCTCAAGATGCTATGCCTTTGCCAAATGTATTGCCACAAGTAGGGGATAAAATAGTTTTAAATTATTTATACGATAGAGCTTTGATTGTAGCTCCTGATAAAAGTGTGTATGATTTTATAGCTCAAAAATTAAATGGAATTTATTTTTTACATCCTGATTTATTTGGTGCGCATATGATACAAGAATACCGCCAAACTCCAAGAAGATCAGATTTTAGATCTTTTTGTTCAAAAAATGCTGTAGGGCTTTTAGTAGTAGCTTTAGAAAATAAAGCTGAGATAGTTGATTGTCAAGATTTTGGCAAGGTAGAAGAATTTGCCATACCGCAAGCTCAAAGTTTGCAAATTCCATTTTATTCAAGAATTACAGGTTATAAAAGTGATATTTTTAGCTTAAATGATGAGGCTATTGGAAATTATTATGTATATTATGAAAAATTAATTAGCTTAACTAGAGAAAAATAA
- a CDS encoding peptidoglycan DD-metalloendopeptidase family protein, producing the protein MKKIFISLLISIKLFAISSVEELSWENGKTLLDFLQDHSIPLNLYYNLDGEDKELSAEITSGVKYQMLKDEQGELEQVLIPISDDLQIHIYKNIENKFVLSFTPISYTKEKRTIRVAINNSAYQDVYDESGSVTLARAMVRAFKNSVNFKNVRKGDSVVLIYEQKRRLGRLFGDINIQAALANIRGKEYSVFLYKDSYYNAQGKELENFFLTKPVKYTRISDRFTRARYHPILKRYRAHLGIDYAAPTGTPVKSAGDGTISFVGTKGGYGKVVQVKHMSGYMTLYAHLSRFAKIKRGQKVKQGQVIAYVGSTGMSTGPHLHFGLYLNNKAINPETIVKIPKSSLSGKNKEEFLKMAKEYENRLQSIDENYKNPPKEQNIENSMEL; encoded by the coding sequence ATGAAAAAAATTTTCATATCTTTACTTATATCCATAAAACTTTTTGCTATTTCAAGTGTTGAAGAACTTTCTTGGGAAAATGGCAAAACTTTACTTGATTTTTTACAAGATCATTCTATACCGCTTAATTTATATTATAATCTTGATGGAGAAGATAAAGAACTAAGTGCAGAAATCACAAGTGGTGTTAAATACCAAATGCTAAAAGATGAACAAGGTGAACTTGAGCAAGTTTTAATCCCAATTAGCGATGATTTACAAATTCATATTTACAAAAATATAGAAAATAAATTCGTATTGAGTTTTACTCCTATTTCTTACACTAAAGAAAAACGAACTATTCGCGTAGCTATTAACAACTCAGCTTATCAAGATGTTTATGATGAAAGTGGCAGTGTAACCTTAGCAAGAGCTATGGTGAGAGCTTTTAAAAATAGTGTTAACTTTAAAAATGTCAGAAAAGGCGATAGCGTAGTATTAATTTATGAGCAAAAAAGAAGACTAGGAAGACTTTTTGGCGATATTAATATCCAAGCAGCTTTAGCTAACATTAGAGGCAAAGAATATTCTGTATTTTTATATAAAGATTCTTATTATAATGCTCAAGGAAAAGAACTTGAAAATTTCTTTTTAACCAAACCTGTTAAATACACAAGAATTTCAGATCGCTTTACTAGGGCAAGATATCATCCTATCTTAAAACGCTATAGAGCGCATTTAGGTATTGACTATGCAGCTCCAACGGGTACTCCAGTTAAGAGCGCAGGAGATGGAACGATTAGTTTTGTTGGGACAAAAGGTGGCTATGGTAAAGTTGTTCAAGTAAAACACATGTCAGGCTATATGACTTTATATGCTCACCTTAGCCGCTTTGCAAAAATCAAACGTGGCCAAAAAGTCAAACAAGGACAAGTAATTGCCTATGTAGGCTCTACTGGTATGAGTACTGGGCCACATTTGCATTTTGGACTTTATCTAAATAACAAAGCAATTAATCCTGAAACCATAGTGAAAATTCCAAAATCAAGCCTAAGCGGTAAAAATAAAGAAGAATTTTTAAAAATGGCAAAAGAGTATGAAAATCGCTTGCAAAGCATTGATGAAAACTATAAAAATCCACCAAAAGAACAAAATATAGAAAATTCTATGGAGCTTTGA